From a single Candidatus Glassbacteria bacterium genomic region:
- a CDS encoding carbamoyltransferase gives MYVLGISAYYHDSAAAILRDGEILAAAQEERFTRVKHDFSFPANAVEYCLSEAGIEVEELDYVAFYDKPFLKFERILETYLSFPGRGISSFLQAIPMWLKQKLFLGETIKRELGYEGRIIFPEHHESHVASAFYPSPFEQAAVLTVDGVGEWASTTVAAGGGNTIEMLFEQHFPHSLGLFYSAFTYFTGFRVNSGEYKMMGLAPYGEPVYVDRIMDNLLDLKEDGSFRLNLDYFDFLVGLRMTSEKFDRLFEGPPRRPETEITRREMDIARSAQAVTEEIMLRLARFAHRQTGLTDLCLAGGVSLNCVANGRILREGPFGNVWIQPASGDAGGALGAALFTWHRYLDNPRQAPGETDSQRGSYLGPEYSESEITACLDQNSFPYHRLAAGDMPGRIAELIDSDKVVGLFQGRMEFGPRALGARSIIGDARSPKMQRIMNLKIKFRESFRPFAPSVLAEDAGEFFEIDTVSPYMLITADVRGDKLVNGGGQGGAEGLARVNEVRSVVPAITHVDNSARIQTVDGDHNKPYYDIIRAFKERTGCPVIINTSFNVRGEPIVMSPEHAYRCFMRTNMDYLVLGNILLDKTEQPEWPEKDDWKESIVPD, from the coding sequence ATGTACGTGCTGGGAATATCGGCCTACTACCACGACAGCGCCGCGGCTATTCTCCGCGACGGCGAAATACTGGCCGCCGCCCAGGAGGAGCGCTTCACCCGCGTCAAACACGATTTCTCCTTTCCCGCCAATGCGGTGGAGTATTGTCTGAGCGAGGCCGGGATCGAGGTCGAAGAGCTGGACTACGTGGCGTTCTACGACAAGCCGTTTCTCAAGTTCGAGCGGATTCTGGAGACTTATCTCAGCTTTCCCGGGCGCGGAATCAGTTCTTTCCTGCAGGCGATCCCGATGTGGCTCAAGCAGAAACTGTTCCTGGGCGAGACAATCAAGCGGGAACTGGGCTACGAGGGCAGGATTATTTTCCCCGAGCACCACGAAAGCCACGTGGCCAGCGCCTTTTATCCCTCCCCGTTCGAGCAGGCCGCCGTACTGACTGTCGATGGCGTGGGCGAGTGGGCCAGCACCACGGTGGCCGCCGGCGGCGGCAACACTATCGAGATGCTGTTCGAGCAGCATTTTCCCCATTCGCTGGGACTGTTCTACTCGGCGTTTACCTATTTCACCGGTTTCCGGGTCAACAGCGGCGAGTACAAGATGATGGGCCTGGCGCCCTACGGGGAGCCGGTCTATGTCGACCGGATCATGGACAACCTGCTGGACCTGAAAGAGGACGGCTCGTTCCGTCTCAACCTCGACTATTTCGATTTCCTGGTCGGCCTGCGGATGACCAGCGAGAAGTTCGACCGGCTGTTCGAGGGGCCGCCGCGCAGGCCGGAAACCGAGATCACCAGGCGCGAGATGGATATCGCCCGCAGCGCCCAGGCGGTAACCGAGGAGATCATGCTCCGGCTGGCCCGGTTTGCGCATCGGCAGACAGGCCTGACCGACCTCTGTCTGGCCGGCGGCGTGAGCCTGAACTGCGTGGCCAACGGCCGGATCCTGCGCGAGGGACCGTTCGGGAATGTCTGGATCCAGCCGGCCAGCGGCGATGCCGGCGGGGCGCTGGGCGCGGCGCTGTTCACCTGGCACCGCTACTTGGATAACCCCCGTCAGGCGCCCGGCGAAACAGACAGCCAGCGGGGAAGTTACCTGGGGCCCGAGTACAGCGAGAGCGAGATAACCGCCTGCCTGGATCAGAACTCGTTCCCGTATCACCGGCTCGCCGCCGGCGACATGCCGGGCCGGATCGCCGAGCTGATCGACAGCGATAAAGTGGTGGGTCTGTTCCAGGGCCGGATGGAGTTCGGGCCGCGGGCATTGGGGGCCCGGAGCATTATCGGGGACGCCCGCTCGCCGAAAATGCAGCGGATCATGAACCTCAAAATCAAGTTCCGCGAGAGTTTCCGCCCGTTCGCCCCATCGGTGCTGGCCGAGGACGCGGGCGAGTTTTTCGAGATCGATACGGTCAGTCCGTACATGCTGATCACCGCCGATGTGCGCGGGGACAAGCTGGTCAATGGCGGCGGACAGGGCGGGGCCGAGGGCCTGGCCAGGGTCAACGAGGTCCGCTCGGTGGTCCCGGCTATCACCCACGTGGACAACTCCGCGCGGATTCAGACCGTGGACGGAGATCACAACAAGCCCTACTACGATATCATTCGGGCGTTCAAGGAGCGCACGGGCTGCCCGGTGATAATCAACACCTCGTTCAACGTGCGCGGCGAGCCGATCGTGATGAGCCCCGAGCACGCGTACCGCTGTTTCATGCGCACCAACATGGACTACCTCGTGCTGGGCAACATCCTGCTGGATAAGACCGAGCAGCCGGAGTGGCCGGAAAAGGACGACTGGAAAGAATCGATCGTGCCCGACTGA
- a CDS encoding glycosyl hydrolase — protein sequence MWRLSGQKIQDTEKAWDQADGTPVFTAGGRWTTRGWTAWTQGFRFGSALLHYDATSDEEFLKIGLENTRQKMALHLTHTGVHDHGFNNVSTYGNLLRLWHENRLPDKLGGTSGDRLFYELALKVTGAVQAARWTELPGDLGYIPSFNGPHSLFANTARSLRALALSHVLGHALMGEKNRRINLLERLLRHAETTARYNVYYGQGRDSYDVRGRVAHESIFNLNDGSYHCPSSLQGYSPFTTWTRGLAWIMLGFAELLEFFDLLPESEFDHVTAGELCGRKVFIKRFLEVARATADFYLDNSPTDGVPYWDTGAPGLAGMGDYLSRSSDPFNEYEPVDSSAAAIAGQALLRLGGHLSAKGDPGQGGKYIAAGLTVASTLLEEPYLSTDADHHGLLLHSIYHRPGGWGHVPAGSPTPHGESSMWGDYHLRELALLIRRMAIKAPYYRFFPDQVLPEAKSD from the coding sequence ATGTGGCGGCTTTCGGGTCAGAAAATTCAGGACACCGAAAAAGCCTGGGACCAGGCCGACGGCACCCCCGTGTTCACCGCCGGCGGCAGGTGGACCACCCGCGGCTGGACCGCGTGGACCCAGGGCTTCCGGTTCGGTTCGGCGCTGCTGCACTACGACGCCACCAGCGATGAGGAGTTTCTCAAAATCGGCTTGGAAAACACCCGGCAAAAAATGGCGCTCCACCTGACCCATACCGGCGTCCACGATCACGGCTTCAACAACGTTTCGACCTACGGCAACCTGCTGCGGCTCTGGCACGAAAACCGTCTCCCCGATAAGCTCGGAGGCACCTCCGGAGACCGTCTGTTCTACGAGCTTGCCCTCAAGGTGACCGGCGCGGTGCAGGCGGCCCGCTGGACCGAACTTCCCGGTGACCTGGGCTATATCCCCAGTTTCAACGGGCCTCATTCGCTGTTCGCCAATACGGCGCGCAGCCTGCGCGCCCTGGCTCTCAGCCACGTGCTGGGCCACGCGCTGATGGGCGAAAAAAACCGCAGGATCAACCTGCTCGAACGCCTGCTCCGTCACGCCGAAACCACCGCCCGCTATAACGTCTATTACGGGCAGGGCCGCGACAGCTACGACGTCCGGGGCCGGGTGGCCCACGAGTCGATCTTCAACCTCAACGACGGCTCCTACCACTGCCCCAGCTCCCTGCAGGGGTACTCCCCGTTCACCACCTGGACCCGCGGTCTGGCCTGGATCATGCTCGGCTTCGCCGAACTGCTCGAGTTTTTCGATCTCCTGCCCGAAAGCGAGTTCGACCACGTTACCGCCGGGGAGCTGTGCGGCAGAAAAGTGTTCATCAAGCGCTTTCTCGAGGTGGCCCGCGCCACGGCTGATTTCTATCTGGACAATTCGCCCACCGACGGGGTCCCGTACTGGGATACCGGTGCGCCGGGACTGGCCGGCATGGGCGATTACCTCTCGCGGTCCTCTGATCCCTTCAACGAATACGAACCGGTCGACTCCTCGGCGGCCGCGATTGCAGGGCAGGCGCTGCTGAGGCTGGGAGGCCATCTCTCGGCCAAGGGCGATCCGGGCCAGGGCGGCAAGTATATCGCCGCCGGGCTGACCGTGGCCTCCACGCTGCTCGAAGAGCCTTATCTGTCCACGGACGCCGACCATCACGGGCTGCTGCTGCATTCGATCTATCACCGTCCCGGCGGCTGGGGCCATGTCCCCGCGGGCAGCCCCACTCCGCACGGAGAGTCGTCGATGTGGGGCGATTACCACCTGCGCGAGCTGGCGCTGCTGATCCGCCGGATGGCGATCAAGGCTCCATATTACAGGTTTTTCCCGGACCAGGTGCTGCCGGAAGCGAAAAGTGATTGA
- a CDS encoding bifunctional 4-hydroxy-2-oxoglutarate aldolase/2-dehydro-3-deoxy-phosphogluconate aldolase encodes MARFQRLDVLNNMVAAGVIPVFYNADVELAADIVRACRKGGARCIEFTNRGDHAFEIFSQLHSRFTSELPDVILGVGSVVDPGTASIYINAGAGFVVGPVFNPEVARVCNRRKVAYSPGCGSASEVSAAEEMGCEIIKIFPGSQVGGPAFVMAIKGPMPWTSIMPTGGVDVTEESIGAWIGAGCVCLGIGSKLITRDAVAAGEWDKIAANVAKAIELVKKARGN; translated from the coding sequence ATGGCCAGATTTCAAAGGCTTGACGTGCTCAACAACATGGTTGCCGCCGGCGTGATCCCGGTGTTTTATAACGCGGACGTGGAACTGGCGGCCGATATCGTCCGCGCCTGCCGCAAGGGCGGAGCGCGCTGTATCGAGTTCACCAACCGCGGCGACCACGCGTTCGAGATTTTCAGCCAACTGCACAGCCGGTTCACCAGCGAGCTTCCCGACGTGATCCTGGGAGTGGGCAGCGTAGTCGATCCCGGCACGGCCAGTATCTATATTAATGCCGGGGCAGGTTTCGTGGTCGGACCGGTGTTCAACCCCGAGGTGGCCAGGGTCTGCAACCGCCGCAAGGTGGCCTACAGTCCGGGGTGCGGCTCGGCCAGCGAGGTCAGCGCAGCCGAGGAGATGGGCTGCGAGATTATCAAGATTTTCCCCGGCAGCCAGGTTGGCGGCCCGGCGTTTGTGATGGCGATCAAGGGGCCGATGCCCTGGACCAGTATCATGCCTACCGGCGGAGTGGACGTCACCGAGGAGAGTATCGGCGCGTGGATCGGCGCCGGCTGCGTGTGCCTGGGGATAGGCAGCAAGCTGATCACCAGGGATGCGGTCGCCGCCGGCGAATGGGACAAGATCGCGGCCAACGTGGCTAAAGCGATCGAACTGGTCAAAAAGGCCCGCGGCAATTGA
- the flgM gene encoding flagellar biosynthesis anti-sigma factor FlgM: MKIDHLLQRTKAQDPKKNQQLENAGKETAEGNKAAGKDETLKVDTVTISDQARSLQRTQTELKTFKDGLETLESRQERIEFIKNQIANGTYKVDDKLIEGTAEAILKSGALGDLVNAEHPLARARLAEAGTLESDPDKLARVRQRIESGFYNSDEVTDTIAERMLEDLLN; encoded by the coding sequence ATGAAAATAGATCATCTCCTGCAGCGAACCAAGGCCCAGGACCCCAAGAAAAACCAGCAGCTGGAGAACGCCGGCAAGGAAACCGCCGAGGGTAACAAGGCCGCCGGCAAGGACGAGACGCTTAAGGTCGATACGGTCACGATCAGCGACCAGGCCCGCAGTCTCCAGCGCACCCAGACAGAGCTGAAAACGTTCAAGGACGGCCTGGAAACCCTGGAGAGCCGCCAGGAGCGTATCGAGTTTATCAAAAACCAGATCGCCAACGGTACGTACAAAGTCGACGATAAGCTGATCGAGGGCACGGCCGAGGCCATTCTAAAGAGCGGCGCGCTGGGCGACCTGGTCAACGCCGAGCACCCGCTGGCGCGCGCCAGGCTGGCCGAAGCCGGCACCCTGGAATCCGACCCCGACAAGCTGGCCCGGGTCAGGCAGCGGATAGAATCCGGTTTCTACAACTCCGATGAGGTAACCGACACGATTGCGGAGCGGATGCTGGAAGACCTGCTGAACTGA
- a CDS encoding iron-containing alcohol dehydrogenase, with protein MKEPMEGIVQAFSLPRWIEAEPGCISNAGHWAAKFGSRAMVVSGTGSARRFGLLDKIENSLKKAGLPYEIFDRVEREPVLETAEEGAGIARRAGCDVVIGVGGGSAMDAAKLIAMLRDNTGPAEEYQLGERDWEAGCCPWIAIPTTAGTGSEATKVSVMSNKRLGVKKALYSWEMVSTVTLLDAEACVNMPPDLTRDTGLDALGQAIEGYLSTGSNPITAAAALRAVRLVHRFLPRAVEDGGDLEARHNMLIAAMLGGVAIDTGVGLGHEMAMAVGSFKGLSHGLLVGVLTPWCLEPNLGYADSKMTDLADAFGSAHGEADLKARRLVQLVRDFQQQVGCPATLGELGVSEEEIGPILEASKLSTDIGTNPCPLDDEIRAGALAAAIGG; from the coding sequence TTGAAGGAACCGATGGAAGGTATCGTACAGGCGTTCAGCCTGCCCCGCTGGATCGAGGCGGAGCCGGGATGCATCAGCAACGCAGGACACTGGGCCGCCAAGTTCGGCAGCCGGGCGATGGTGGTCAGCGGGACGGGCAGCGCCCGCAGGTTCGGCCTGCTGGATAAGATCGAAAACTCGCTGAAAAAAGCCGGGCTCCCGTACGAAATATTCGACCGGGTGGAGCGCGAGCCGGTGCTGGAAACTGCCGAGGAGGGCGCCGGAATCGCCCGCCGGGCCGGCTGTGACGTCGTGATCGGCGTGGGCGGAGGCAGCGCGATGGACGCGGCCAAGCTGATCGCCATGCTGCGCGATAACACCGGTCCGGCCGAGGAATACCAGCTCGGTGAGCGCGACTGGGAGGCCGGCTGCTGTCCCTGGATCGCGATTCCCACCACCGCCGGCACCGGCAGCGAAGCTACCAAGGTCAGCGTGATGAGTAACAAGCGGCTGGGGGTGAAAAAAGCGCTCTACAGCTGGGAGATGGTCTCGACCGTGACGCTGCTGGACGCCGAAGCCTGTGTCAACATGCCGCCTGATTTAACTCGCGACACGGGCCTGGACGCCCTGGGCCAGGCGATCGAGGGCTACCTGTCCACCGGCTCCAACCCAATCACCGCCGCCGCCGCGCTCCGGGCAGTCCGCCTGGTCCACCGCTTCCTGCCCCGCGCCGTTGAGGACGGCGGCGATCTGGAGGCGCGCCACAACATGCTGATCGCAGCCATGCTCGGCGGCGTGGCTATCGATACGGGCGTGGGCCTGGGCCACGAGATGGCGATGGCTGTCGGCAGTTTCAAGGGTCTGAGCCACGGCCTGCTGGTAGGCGTGCTCACCCCGTGGTGCCTGGAACCGAACCTGGGTTACGCCGACTCGAAAATGACCGATCTGGCCGATGCATTCGGCTCTGCCCACGGGGAAGCGGATCTCAAGGCCCGCCGGCTCGTCCAGCTCGTCCGCGATTTCCAGCAGCAAGTCGGCTGCCCGGCCACCCTGGGTGAACTGGGCGTGAGCGAGGAGGAGATCGGCCCGATCCTTGAAGCCAGCAAGCTGAGCACCGATATCGGCACAAACCCCTGTCCCCTGGATGATGAAATCCGCGCCGGCGCGCTGGCGGCGGCAATCGGCGGCTGA